From Hartmannibacter diazotrophicus, a single genomic window includes:
- the rarD gene encoding EamA family transporter RarD → MALDSSQPAPALKNEDTLAGFGYAFTAYVLWGFLPLYMKAVAHIPSSEVVAHRILWSVPIAGFVLAFRGRVGDVWIALKTPRMLGMAALTASLISVNWLIYVWSIAAGRALESALGYYINPLFSVALGAIVLKERLTPIQLAAIGLAVVAVAVLAVGAGGLPWVSLALAFSWGCYALLRKTLPVGPNQGFFLEVLLLSPVALGYLAYLYTSGEGHFGFTGMPDMLLLMASGLVTAVPLMIYANGAKLLKLSTIGIMQYIAPTMIFLIAVFVFHEPFGPEKLVAFGFIWAALALYSFSMLRGR, encoded by the coding sequence ATGGCCCTCGACAGCTCGCAGCCGGCGCCGGCGCTCAAGAATGAAGACACGCTTGCCGGCTTCGGCTACGCGTTCACCGCCTATGTCCTGTGGGGCTTCCTGCCGCTCTACATGAAGGCGGTGGCACACATTCCCTCCTCGGAAGTTGTCGCCCACCGCATTCTCTGGTCAGTGCCGATCGCCGGCTTCGTTCTGGCCTTCCGTGGGCGCGTGGGCGATGTGTGGATCGCCCTGAAGACGCCGCGTATGCTGGGCATGGCGGCGCTGACGGCGAGCCTCATCAGCGTGAACTGGCTGATCTATGTCTGGTCGATCGCGGCCGGCCGAGCGCTGGAATCGGCGCTCGGCTACTACATCAATCCGCTGTTCAGCGTGGCGCTGGGCGCCATCGTCCTGAAGGAGCGTCTGACGCCGATCCAGCTTGCCGCCATCGGTCTTGCGGTCGTCGCGGTGGCGGTTCTCGCGGTTGGAGCCGGCGGACTGCCATGGGTCTCGCTGGCGCTCGCCTTCAGTTGGGGCTGCTATGCGCTCCTGCGCAAGACGTTGCCGGTCGGTCCCAATCAGGGGTTCTTCCTGGAGGTGCTGCTGCTTTCGCCGGTCGCGCTCGGCTACCTCGCCTATCTGTACACCTCCGGGGAGGGCCATTTCGGCTTCACGGGGATGCCGGACATGCTGTTGCTGATGGCGTCGGGGCTGGTCACGGCAGTGCCGCTGATGATCTACGCCAACGGGGCCAAGCTGCTCAAACTCTCCACCATCGGCATCATGCAGTATATCGCGCCGACGATGATCTTCCTGATCGCCGTCTTCGTCTTCCACGAGCCGTTCGGCCCGGAAAAGCTGGTTGCTTTCGGCTTCATCTGGGCGGCGCTGGCGCTCTATTCCTTCTCCATGCTGCGGGGACGCTAG
- a CDS encoding sensor domain-containing diguanylate cyclase → MNLHPVLLALCGFLAGPVAATLAAVVAGAGGILLKTEPFIGIYLMTAAATAVGIAAHHLLHGRRPTERDLLWLAILLSTGAMVGEAVLYLARADGNEGLLIPLAGILTFVAALVSGLTCIAEEARREATAATRFFRAIVDTLPDGLSVKDKDGRFLAANPATARHLGADRPADVIGRTDFDYLPIEIARKSHLDEQQVVLTGQPMTFQQTSVSADGRSMFLSSHKSPLRDEIGKIVGIVTHNRDVTEKKKLESQYQESQQLLADAFAFMADGLVIYDGSNRIVFSNNQFRELFPRTSDLRVPGTSLEHVLRAAVQRGEETPSGDLDDWIQMVLHAGRTNESRQFKLGDGRWIEVRDRRLANGGFLSVVSDISKSKLTETTLATMNRQLAVLAETDGLTGLGNRRAFEEKIEREFAHARDTGSALSLLFVDIDVFKAYNDTYGHLAGDDCIRRIASCLRGICNRPVDLVARYGGEELVAILPNCRRESAFVIAEGFRVSIRQLAMPHVASEKGLVTISGGLFTMDRLNPAGNVREMIKRADDALYQAKRTGRDCVISWQPFENDDMDVDVDETETETEMLVYRA, encoded by the coding sequence ATGAACCTCCATCCTGTTCTTCTCGCGCTCTGCGGCTTTCTCGCCGGTCCCGTCGCGGCGACCCTTGCCGCCGTCGTCGCCGGTGCCGGCGGCATCCTGTTGAAGACAGAGCCCTTTATCGGCATCTACCTGATGACCGCCGCCGCGACCGCGGTCGGCATCGCCGCCCACCATCTCCTTCACGGCCGCCGGCCGACGGAACGCGACCTCCTCTGGCTTGCCATTCTGCTTTCGACCGGAGCCATGGTCGGCGAGGCCGTTCTGTATCTGGCCAGGGCCGACGGCAACGAGGGTCTCCTGATCCCCCTTGCCGGAATTTTGACCTTTGTCGCCGCGCTCGTGAGTGGGCTTACCTGCATCGCCGAGGAGGCCCGGCGCGAAGCAACGGCGGCAACCCGGTTCTTCCGCGCCATCGTCGACACCCTGCCGGACGGTCTCAGCGTCAAGGACAAGGACGGCCGATTTCTGGCGGCCAATCCCGCAACCGCCCGGCACCTTGGTGCCGACCGTCCTGCGGATGTCATCGGACGGACCGACTTCGATTATCTGCCGATCGAGATTGCCCGGAAGAGCCATCTCGATGAGCAGCAGGTGGTGCTGACGGGCCAGCCGATGACCTTCCAGCAGACCAGCGTCAGTGCCGACGGCAGGTCCATGTTCCTGTCGAGCCACAAGTCGCCGCTGCGCGACGAAATCGGCAAGATCGTCGGCATCGTGACCCACAATCGCGACGTCACCGAAAAGAAGAAGCTGGAAAGCCAGTACCAGGAAAGCCAGCAGTTGCTCGCGGACGCCTTTGCCTTCATGGCCGATGGTCTCGTCATCTACGACGGCAGCAACAGGATCGTCTTCAGCAACAATCAGTTTCGCGAACTCTTTCCCCGCACGTCGGATTTGCGCGTTCCCGGCACCTCTCTGGAGCATGTTCTGCGTGCAGCGGTCCAGCGCGGCGAGGAAACGCCTTCCGGCGATTTGGACGACTGGATCCAGATGGTCCTGCATGCGGGACGCACGAACGAAAGCCGCCAATTCAAGCTCGGCGACGGCCGCTGGATCGAGGTTCGCGACCGCAGGCTTGCCAATGGCGGTTTCCTCAGCGTTGTCAGCGACATCTCGAAGTCCAAGCTGACCGAGACGACCCTCGCGACGATGAACCGGCAGTTGGCCGTCCTTGCCGAAACGGACGGTCTGACGGGTCTCGGCAATCGCCGGGCCTTTGAAGAAAAGATCGAGCGGGAATTCGCCCACGCCAGGGACACAGGCTCTGCGCTCAGCCTGCTCTTCGTCGATATCGACGTCTTCAAGGCCTATAACGACACCTACGGCCATCTGGCCGGCGACGACTGCATCCGCAGGATCGCCAGCTGCCTGCGCGGCATCTGCAACAGGCCGGTCGACCTCGTTGCCCGCTATGGCGGCGAGGAACTCGTCGCCATTCTCCCCAACTGCCGCCGGGAGAGCGCCTTCGTCATCGCCGAGGGCTTCCGCGTCTCCATCCGCCAGCTCGCCATGCCGCATGTGGCCAGCGAGAAGGGGCTCGTCACCATCAGCGGCGGTCTCTTCACCATGGACCGGCTGAACCCGGCCGGGAATGTCCGCGAGATGATCAAGCGCGCCGACGACGCCCTCTACCAGGCAAAGCGGACCGGCCGGGATTGCGTCATCAGCTGGCAGCCCTTCGAAAACGATGACATGGATGTCGACGTGGACGAGACCGAGACCGAGACCGAGATGCTCGTCTACCGCGCCTGA
- a CDS encoding fructosamine kinase family protein: MARFDDFELLSGLVGAAPVRRTRMAGGDLSLVERVELQDGRSVILKHGPQVQREAAMLRAIAQSGAPAPEVLGVAGDLLVMEALASDGSLGSAWGALGAAVRLLHDVPGDAYGWESDHAFGPVPIENGWSETWPEFWAERRLRVFLAHVPADLGRRIERLCNSLGVRLPERPKASLLHGDLWTGNVLVAGGQVTGLIDPACYFGHSEVDLAMLCLFGSPSPAFYSAYGPLEPGYRERQAVYSLWPALVHLRLFGGGYRPMVERFLSDCGV; this comes from the coding sequence ATGGCGCGCTTCGACGACTTTGAATTGCTGAGCGGGCTGGTGGGGGCCGCACCCGTGCGCCGCACCCGGATGGCCGGCGGCGACCTCTCGCTTGTGGAACGCGTCGAATTGCAGGACGGCCGGAGCGTCATTCTCAAGCATGGACCGCAGGTGCAGCGGGAGGCCGCAATGCTTCGCGCGATTGCCCAAAGTGGGGCCCCGGCGCCGGAGGTTCTCGGCGTTGCAGGCGACCTGCTGGTCATGGAAGCGCTTGCAAGCGATGGCTCTCTCGGGAGTGCCTGGGGAGCGCTCGGAGCCGCTGTCCGCCTGCTGCATGATGTCCCGGGCGATGCCTATGGCTGGGAGAGCGACCATGCCTTCGGCCCGGTTCCGATCGAGAATGGCTGGAGCGAGACCTGGCCGGAATTCTGGGCCGAGCGCCGGCTTCGGGTCTTTCTCGCCCATGTTCCCGCCGATCTCGGACGGCGGATCGAGAGGCTTTGCAACAGCCTCGGCGTCCGGTTGCCGGAGCGGCCGAAAGCCTCGCTTCTTCACGGCGATCTCTGGACCGGCAACGTGCTTGTCGCCGGCGGACAGGTGACGGGGCTGATCGACCCCGCCTGCTATTTCGGCCACTCTGAGGTGGATCTCGCCATGCTCTGCCTGTTCGGGTCTCCGTCACCTGCGTTCTATTCGGCTTATGGACCGCTGGAGCCGGGGTATCGCGAGCGGCAGGCGGTCTACAGCCTGTGGCCGGCGTTGGTTCACCTGCGCCTTTTCGGCGGCGGCTACCGACCCATGGTGGAACGGTTTCTTTCCGACTGCGGCGTCTAG
- a CDS encoding TOBE domain-containing protein: MTIEAHISLKAENAGSVGRERIRLLEAVAREGSITAGAKAVGLSYKAAWDALDAMANLFGAPMLATRAGGKAGGGAELTPTGIRVIEAFHRLEAEMERTLRALQSELAGTGISPGSLITGFLMRTSARNTLRGTISAIQSDAIAAAVAVDVAPGTTIHALVTNESVRELGLCVGREAIVLVKAPFVVVATGKEPPAVSVRNRIAATVRRCTASDVSAEVVLDIGGGKSLAATISAASAKALDLQPGLPAFALFDASHVILAID, translated from the coding sequence ATGACGATAGAAGCGCATATCTCCCTGAAGGCGGAAAACGCGGGCAGCGTCGGGCGCGAACGCATCCGGTTGCTTGAGGCCGTGGCGCGCGAAGGCTCGATCACGGCCGGCGCCAAGGCGGTCGGGCTCTCCTACAAGGCCGCCTGGGACGCGCTCGACGCCATGGCCAATCTTTTCGGCGCGCCGATGTTGGCAACCCGCGCCGGGGGCAAGGCGGGCGGCGGAGCGGAACTCACGCCGACCGGCATCCGCGTCATCGAAGCCTTTCACCGGCTGGAAGCGGAGATGGAGCGCACCCTGCGCGCGCTTCAGTCCGAACTCGCTGGCACCGGTATTTCGCCGGGCAGTCTGATCACGGGATTTCTGATGCGAACGAGCGCCCGAAACACACTGCGCGGCACGATCAGCGCCATTCAATCCGACGCCATCGCGGCGGCGGTTGCCGTCGACGTCGCGCCCGGCACCACGATCCACGCGCTCGTCACCAACGAGAGCGTGCGCGAGCTTGGCCTTTGCGTGGGGCGGGAAGCCATCGTCCTCGTCAAGGCGCCCTTCGTCGTGGTCGCGACGGGCAAGGAGCCGCCGGCCGTTTCCGTGCGCAACCGGATCGCCGCGACGGTCCGGCGCTGCACGGCCTCGGACGTCTCGGCGGAAGTTGTCCTCGATATCGGCGGCGGCAAGAGCCTTGCTGCAACCATTTCCGCCGCGAGCGCCAAGGCGCTCGACCTTCAGCCGGGCCTGCCGGCCTTTGCCCTTTTCGACGCCTCCCACGTCATCCTCGCCATCGACTGA
- the modC gene encoding molybdenum ABC transporter ATP-binding protein: MIEARFSGVQGQFSLDVAFEVPGQGITALFGPSGCGKTTVLRCIAGLNHMREGRCVIDGDVWQDAKTFLPVHRRPIGYVFQEASLFPHLSVRRNLLYGAPKTKGTRASASIGFDDVVELLGLARLVDRSTHKLSGGERQRVAIGRALLSEPRLLLMDEPLSALDRQTKDEILPFLERLHGRLGIPALYVSHDISEVERLADHLVLMDKGRVVAAGPYDALQRDPALPLALRRDAAVTLEAKITSHEATDGLATLSVAGGRFLMPAPADLVGQTRRLRIAAGDVSLARQRPTESTILNVMQVRILSVTPAGDNEVVAVLGLGEDGEGARILARVTRRSWQRLGFAEGMTVHAQVKGVALAPS, encoded by the coding sequence ATGATCGAGGCGCGCTTTTCCGGCGTTCAGGGCCAGTTCTCGCTCGACGTTGCCTTCGAGGTTCCGGGGCAGGGCATCACGGCGCTCTTCGGGCCGTCCGGCTGCGGCAAGACCACGGTCCTGCGCTGTATCGCCGGCCTCAACCACATGCGCGAGGGGCGCTGTGTCATCGACGGCGATGTCTGGCAGGACGCCAAGACGTTCCTTCCGGTCCATCGCCGCCCGATTGGCTATGTTTTTCAGGAGGCAAGCCTTTTCCCACATCTGTCCGTGCGGCGGAACCTGCTCTACGGCGCACCGAAGACGAAGGGAACCCGTGCGTCCGCGTCGATCGGTTTTGACGATGTGGTGGAGTTGCTCGGCCTTGCCCGTCTCGTCGACCGCTCGACGCACAAGCTCTCCGGCGGCGAGCGCCAACGCGTGGCGATCGGACGGGCGCTTCTATCCGAGCCACGCCTGCTGCTGATGGACGAGCCCTTGTCGGCGCTCGACCGCCAGACCAAGGACGAGATCCTGCCCTTCCTTGAGCGGCTGCACGGCCGGCTCGGGATTCCCGCGCTCTACGTCAGCCACGATATTTCGGAAGTCGAGCGGCTCGCCGACCATCTCGTTCTGATGGACAAGGGGCGGGTGGTCGCGGCCGGTCCCTATGACGCGTTGCAGCGCGATCCGGCCCTGCCGCTGGCGCTTCGGCGCGATGCGGCCGTCACCCTTGAAGCGAAGATCACGTCGCATGAGGCGACCGACGGGCTCGCAACGCTTTCGGTCGCTGGCGGACGCTTCCTGATGCCGGCGCCGGCCGACCTCGTCGGCCAGACCCGGCGTCTCAGGATCGCGGCGGGCGACGTTTCCCTTGCCCGGCAGCGGCCAACGGAAAGCACGATCCTAAACGTGATGCAGGTGCGGATCCTGTCGGTCACGCCGGCGGGCGACAACGAGGTCGTCGCCGTGCTCGGACTTGGCGAGGACGGAGAGGGCGCACGTATTCTCGCCCGCGTCACCCGCCGCTCATGGCAGCGGCTGGGCTTTGCGGAAGGGATGACCGTCCACGCGCAGGTGAAGGGCGTCGCGCTGGCGCCCTCCTGA
- a CDS encoding Gfo/Idh/MocA family protein, translating into MRKIRWGVLSTAKIGRELVIPAIMNAANAELVAIASRDEARAKALADSLGVAKAYGSYEAMLADPEIDAIYNPLPNHLHVDLTLAAARAGKHVLCEKPIGMDLKDAERLRESPKNVFVMEAFMIRFHPQWQRVRDIVASGDLGEVRAVQTFFSYFNDDPSNVRNMADIGGGGILDIGCYAITSARMAFGSDPKRVVSLIDRDPAFGTDRLASALIDFGDGKRCDFTVSTQLVPFQRVHIMGTRKRLTVLIPFNQPTTDAILQLSQGARGDTDLETIVIDGCDQYQREVEAFSEAIATGTPLPYGIEDALVNMATLDAIFESERTNGWVSLG; encoded by the coding sequence ATGCGCAAGATCAGATGGGGTGTTCTGTCCACCGCCAAGATCGGCCGCGAACTCGTCATTCCCGCCATCATGAACGCGGCCAACGCCGAACTCGTAGCCATCGCCTCGCGCGATGAGGCAAGGGCCAAGGCGCTCGCCGACAGCCTTGGCGTCGCGAAAGCCTATGGTTCCTACGAGGCGATGCTCGCCGATCCCGAGATCGACGCCATCTACAACCCGCTTCCCAATCACCTGCATGTAGACCTCACGCTCGCCGCCGCCCGCGCCGGCAAGCATGTGTTGTGCGAAAAGCCGATCGGCATGGACTTGAAGGATGCCGAGCGCCTGCGCGAGTCGCCGAAAAACGTCTTCGTCATGGAAGCCTTCATGATCCGCTTCCATCCGCAGTGGCAGAGGGTCCGGGACATCGTTGCGAGCGGCGACCTCGGCGAAGTGCGGGCCGTCCAGACCTTCTTTTCCTATTTCAACGACGATCCTTCCAACGTCCGCAACATGGCCGACATCGGCGGCGGCGGCATTCTGGATATCGGCTGCTACGCGATCACCAGCGCCCGGATGGCCTTCGGCTCCGATCCGAAGCGGGTCGTCTCGCTGATCGACCGCGATCCGGCCTTCGGCACCGACCGGCTTGCGAGCGCGCTCATCGACTTCGGCGATGGCAAGCGCTGCGACTTCACCGTCTCCACCCAGCTCGTCCCCTTCCAGCGCGTCCATATCATGGGCACGAGAAAGCGCCTGACGGTGCTCATTCCCTTCAATCAGCCGACGACCGACGCAATCTTGCAGCTTTCGCAGGGCGCGCGCGGCGACACCGATCTGGAAACGATCGTCATCGACGGCTGCGACCAGTATCAGCGCGAGGTCGAGGCCTTCTCCGAGGCCATCGCGACCGGCACGCCGCTGCCCTACGGGATTGAGGATGCACTGGTGAACATGGCGACCCTCGACGCCATCTTCGAAAGCGAAAGGACAAACGGCTGGGTCAGCCTCGGCTGA
- the modA gene encoding molybdate ABC transporter substrate-binding protein has product MRASRVLAVLLLGSALSTGVVASAFAGEVHVAVAANFTDAAKEIAAAFKEATGDDAVLSFGSTGKLYTQITQDAPFEVFLAADQARPEKVETDGLGVAGSRFTYAVGKLVLWSRDASRVVDAETLKKADFTALSICNPVAAPYGAAAIETMTSLGLYDGLKPKLVEGANISQAYQFVDTGNAEVGFVALSQLAGKTEGSSWVIPQDLYKPIRQDAVLLKTGADNEAAKAFMAFLGGPKAHEIIAKYGYGFDAGS; this is encoded by the coding sequence ATGCGTGCCTCCCGCGTTCTTGCCGTCCTGTTGCTTGGAAGCGCCCTTTCCACCGGCGTCGTCGCCTCGGCCTTCGCCGGCGAGGTGCATGTGGCCGTTGCCGCCAATTTCACCGATGCCGCCAAGGAGATCGCCGCCGCCTTCAAGGAGGCAACCGGCGATGACGCGGTGCTGAGCTTCGGCTCGACCGGCAAGCTCTACACCCAGATCACGCAGGACGCGCCGTTCGAGGTGTTCCTTGCCGCCGATCAGGCGCGTCCGGAAAAGGTGGAGACGGACGGCCTCGGCGTTGCCGGCAGCCGCTTCACCTATGCGGTCGGCAAACTGGTGCTCTGGTCCAGGGATGCTTCGCGCGTCGTCGACGCGGAGACGCTGAAGAAGGCCGATTTCACGGCGCTTTCGATCTGCAATCCGGTCGCGGCGCCCTATGGCGCGGCAGCGATCGAGACCATGACCTCGCTCGGCCTCTACGATGGCCTGAAGCCGAAGCTCGTCGAGGGGGCAAATATCTCGCAGGCCTATCAGTTCGTCGACACCGGCAATGCGGAAGTCGGCTTCGTGGCACTGTCGCAGCTTGCCGGAAAGACCGAAGGGTCGAGCTGGGTCATTCCGCAAGACCTCTACAAGCCGATCCGCCAGGATGCCGTGCTCCTGAAGACGGGCGCCGACAACGAGGCGGCCAAGGCCTTTATGGCGTTCCTCGGCGGACCCAAGGCGCATGAGATCATCGCCAAATACGGCTACGGCTTCGACGCGGGAAGCTGA
- the modB gene encoding molybdate ABC transporter permease subunit: protein MDGLPEDIWIAVWLTIQLAGMTTAVLLLVGTPIAWWLARTRAWWREGVATIVAMPLVLPPTVLGFYLLVALGPQGPGGWLAGLWGARTLAFTFEGLVIGSVIYSLPFMVQPIRNAFEAMGERPLEVAATLRASPARAFWTVALPLARPGFLTGIVLTFAHTVGEFGIVLMIGGNIPGRTKVLSVAIYDYVETSQWDKASLLAGGMAAFAFVVILAVTLIEKRKVRAEP from the coding sequence ATGGATGGGTTGCCGGAAGACATCTGGATCGCCGTCTGGCTGACCATCCAGCTGGCCGGAATGACGACGGCGGTCCTCCTGCTCGTCGGCACGCCGATCGCCTGGTGGCTGGCGCGTACGCGTGCCTGGTGGAGGGAGGGGGTCGCGACCATCGTCGCGATGCCGCTCGTCCTGCCGCCGACCGTGCTCGGCTTCTACCTGCTGGTCGCCCTCGGTCCGCAGGGCCCGGGCGGATGGCTCGCCGGCCTCTGGGGCGCGCGCACGCTCGCCTTCACCTTCGAGGGTCTCGTGATTGGCTCGGTGATTTATTCGCTGCCCTTCATGGTGCAGCCGATCCGCAACGCCTTCGAGGCGATGGGCGAGCGCCCGCTGGAAGTGGCGGCGACGCTTCGTGCCTCGCCGGCGCGCGCTTTCTGGACGGTGGCGCTGCCGCTGGCCCGTCCCGGCTTCCTCACCGGCATCGTGCTCACCTTCGCTCACACGGTCGGCGAGTTCGGCATCGTCCTGATGATCGGCGGCAACATCCCGGGCCGCACCAAGGTGCTGTCCGTTGCGATCTACGACTATGTCGAGACCTCGCAGTGGGACAAGGCGAGCCTGCTTGCCGGCGGCATGGCGGCCTTCGCCTTCGTGGTCATCCTGGCGGTGACGCTGATCGAAAAGCGCAAGGTCAGGGCGGAACCATGA
- a CDS encoding zinc-binding metallopeptidase family protein — translation MKIFECQSCGNAVHFDNTACLQCGHWLGYIPGLAGMSAVEEDNGVWRALIDGGSYFFCDNAKRDACNWLLPARHGPGLCAACRHNQTVPDLTQPENQTRWVKLERAKRHLFYSLTRWQLPMPSRTEDPNEGLAFDFMADVTKPDGTVEPVMTGHQDGLITINIAEADDVEREGRRTAMAEPYRTLLGHFRHEVGHFYWNLLVRDGGRLDGFRHIFGDERADYGEALEQHYEQGPRADWPLHHISSYASAHPWEDFAETFAHYVHMVDGLETARSYGIAIRAHVDVGDGLESPMAANPYHTERVDDLIEPWVPLTVAMNSLSRSMGQPDLYPFILSEPVKEKLGFVHDLIRSARDPSAPR, via the coding sequence ATGAAGATTTTCGAGTGCCAGTCCTGCGGCAATGCCGTCCACTTCGACAACACGGCGTGTCTCCAATGCGGCCATTGGCTCGGCTATATCCCGGGCCTTGCCGGCATGTCTGCCGTCGAGGAGGACAATGGCGTCTGGCGGGCCCTGATCGACGGGGGCTCCTATTTCTTCTGCGACAATGCCAAAAGGGACGCCTGCAACTGGCTGCTTCCCGCCAGGCATGGCCCGGGGCTTTGCGCCGCCTGCCGTCACAACCAGACCGTCCCCGATCTGACGCAGCCGGAAAACCAGACCCGCTGGGTGAAGCTGGAGCGGGCCAAGCGTCACCTCTTCTATTCATTGACCCGCTGGCAACTGCCGATGCCGAGCCGCACGGAGGACCCGAATGAAGGCCTGGCCTTCGATTTCATGGCCGACGTGACGAAGCCGGACGGCACGGTCGAGCCGGTCATGACGGGTCATCAGGACGGCCTCATCACGATCAATATCGCCGAGGCGGACGATGTCGAGCGGGAAGGTCGGCGGACGGCGATGGCCGAGCCCTATCGCACCCTTCTCGGCCATTTCCGCCATGAGGTCGGGCACTTCTACTGGAACCTGCTGGTGCGGGACGGCGGCCGGCTCGACGGATTCCGGCACATCTTCGGCGACGAGCGGGCCGACTACGGCGAGGCCCTGGAGCAGCACTACGAACAGGGGCCGCGCGCCGATTGGCCCCTGCACCACATCAGCAGCTATGCCTCGGCCCATCCGTGGGAGGATTTCGCCGAGACCTTCGCCCATTATGTCCACATGGTCGATGGTCTGGAGACGGCGCGCAGTTACGGGATCGCTATCCGGGCGCATGTCGATGTCGGCGACGGGCTGGAGAGCCCGATGGCCGCCAATCCCTATCACACGGAAAGGGTCGACGACCTGATCGAACCCTGGGTGCCTTTGACGGTGGCGATGAACAGCCTCAGCCGCAGCATGGGCCAGCCGGACCTTTATCCGTTCATCCTGTCGGAGCCGGTGAAGGAAAAACTCGGATTCGTGCACGACCTCATCCGGTCGGCGCGCGATCCTTCGGCGCCCCGGTGA
- a CDS encoding WD40/YVTN/BNR-like repeat-containing protein: MAERVLVLIGTNKGAFILESDAGRKGFKLRGPFCDHWPIHHVVGDEATGTIYAGGGNPWTGIGVWRSDDLGETWDWSGDGLTNPDGAEALKSVWSLSSSKGRLHVGVEPAGLFVSENGGKSFSHVDGLQAHPSRPEWQAGGGGLILHSLVTDPEDPGRIWVGISAAGVFHSADGGKTWEARNQGTRCDFMPEDMRYPEYGQCVHCLVRAPGKSLRLYQQNHCGMYRSDDGGTGWTCVEEGLPSTFGFPAATHPRDPDTLFLVPLNGQEGRYMPDGKAAVWRTRDGGRTWQDLRQGLPQENAYLCVLRQAMATDALAPAGVYFGTNSGTLFASPDEGETWQMAAMHLPMIMSVETMVVS, from the coding sequence ATGGCGGAGAGAGTTCTGGTGCTGATCGGCACCAACAAGGGTGCGTTCATTCTTGAAAGCGATGCCGGGCGCAAGGGCTTCAAGCTTCGCGGCCCCTTCTGCGACCACTGGCCCATTCATCATGTCGTCGGCGACGAAGCCACCGGAACGATCTACGCCGGCGGCGGCAATCCGTGGACGGGGATCGGCGTCTGGCGGTCCGACGATCTCGGCGAAACGTGGGACTGGTCGGGCGATGGGCTTACCAATCCGGATGGTGCCGAGGCGCTGAAATCGGTCTGGAGCCTTTCATCCTCAAAGGGACGGCTGCATGTCGGCGTCGAACCGGCGGGCCTTTTCGTCAGCGAGAACGGCGGGAAGAGTTTTTCGCATGTCGACGGCCTGCAGGCGCATCCCTCGCGGCCCGAGTGGCAGGCGGGCGGCGGTGGACTCATCCTGCATTCGCTGGTGACCGATCCGGAAGACCCCGGCCGCATCTGGGTCGGCATTTCCGCCGCTGGCGTGTTTCATTCGGCGGACGGCGGCAAGACCTGGGAGGCGCGCAACCAGGGCACACGCTGCGATTTCATGCCCGAGGACATGCGCTATCCGGAATACGGCCAATGCGTCCACTGCCTCGTGCGCGCGCCGGGCAAATCGCTGCGTCTCTACCAGCAGAACCACTGCGGCATGTATCGCAGCGACGATGGCGGCACAGGATGGACGTGCGTCGAGGAGGGGCTTCCCTCCACCTTCGGCTTTCCGGCGGCGACGCATCCGCGCGACCCGGACACGCTCTTCCTCGTGCCGCTCAACGGCCAGGAGGGACGCTACATGCCCGACGGCAAGGCTGCGGTCTGGCGCACGCGCGACGGCGGCCGGACATGGCAGGACCTGCGTCAGGGGTTGCCGCAGGAAAACGCCTATCTCTGCGTCCTGCGGCAGGCGATGGCGACGGACGCGCTGGCGCCCGCCGGCGTCTATTTCGGCACCAACTCCGGCACGCTGTTCGCCAGCCCCGACGAGGGCGAAACCTGGCAGATGGCCGCCATGCACCTGCCGATGATCATGTCGGTGGAGACGATGGTGGTTTCCTGA